The Apium graveolens cultivar Ventura chromosome 6, ASM990537v1, whole genome shotgun sequence genome contains a region encoding:
- the LOC141664789 gene encoding uncharacterized protein LOC141664789, whose protein sequence is MALNNFSVSIPLFKEDHHNSWAIKMKSYLKAMSLWEAIESDVESIPLPQNPTAAQIKKHDEEVAREVKALSCLHSAVSEEIFTTIMGCDTPKEAWKKIKEEFEGNEQTKLMQILNLKREFEMMRMKNNEGVKEYVSRLMSIVNQIKLLGEDFSTQRVVDKFLVTLPERYETKTSLLEDTKDLSKLTVSELINSLHAVDQRRSMMEEDIGGRNEGLLLAKASSSKGTGNKIQYNHCYKMGHEEKDCWHKGKLQCFKCKRYGHLEKNCRSQMDEEDMAHLIEGEPLL, encoded by the coding sequence ATGGCTTTAAACAACTTCTCAGTCTCTATTCCATTGTTCAAAGAAGATCATCATAATTCATGGGCTATCAAAATGAAATCATATTTGAAAGCTATGAGTTTGTGGGAAGCAATTGAGAGTGATGTTGAGTCAATCCCTCTTCCACAAAATCCAACAGCAGCCCAAATCAAAAAACATGATGAAGAAGTGGCAAGAGAAGTAAAGGCACTTTCATGTCTACATTCGGCTGTGTCGGAAGAGATCTTTACAACTATTATGGGTTGTGATACTCCTAAAGAAGCATGGAAAAAAATTAAGGAAGAATTTGAAGGCAACGAACAAACCAAACTGATGCAAATTCTGAACCTTAAGAGAGAGTTtgagatgatgagaatgaaaaaTAATGAAGGCGTCAAGGAATATGTGAGTAGATTGATGTCCATCGTTAACCAAATCAAATTACTTGGTGAAGACTTCTCAACTCAAAGAGTTGTGGACAAATTTTTAGTGACTCTTCCCGAGAGGTATGAAACTAAAACTTCCTTACTTGAAGATACTAAAGATCTCTCGAAATTAACTGTTTCAGAATTGATCAATTCACTTCACGCCGTGGACCAAAGGAGATCAATGATGGAGGAAGATATTGGAGGAAGAAATGAGGGACTCCTATTAGCTAAAGCTTCATCCTCAAAAGGCACAGGCAACAAAATTCAATACAACCATTGTTATAAGATGGGTCATGAAGAAAAAGACTGCTGGCACAAAGGAAAGCTACAATGTTTTAAATGCAAAAGATACGGGCATCTGGAAAAGAATTGTAGATCCCAAATGGACGAAGAAGACATGGCACATTTGATCGAGGGAGAACCACTTCTGTAG